A stretch of Equus caballus isolate H_3958 breed thoroughbred chromosome 11, TB-T2T, whole genome shotgun sequence DNA encodes these proteins:
- the CNTD1 gene encoding cyclin N-terminal domain-containing protein 1 isoform X3, translating into MVKQAENICRQATIQLRDKTEPQNWRALKEQLFNKFILRLVSCVQLASKLSFHYKIIGNVTVLNFLQALGYLHTKEELLESELDVLKSLNFQINLPTPLAYVEMLLEVLGYNGCLVPATQLHATCLTLLDLVYLLHEPVYENLLRASIENSTPSQLQGEKFISVKEDFMLLAVAIIAASAFIQNHECWSQVLGHLHSITGIALESIAEFSYAILTHSVGANTPGQQKPVPPHLVARTLRAAASSNS; encoded by the exons ATGGTCAAGCAGGCAGAGAATATTTGCAGGCAAGCCACAATCCAGCTGAGAGATAAGACAGAGCCTCAGAATTGGAGGGCTCTGAAAGAACAACTTTTCAACAAGTTTATCCTGCGTCTTGTGTCATGTGTTCAGCTGGCAAGCAAACTTTCCTTCCATTACAAA ATAATCGGCAACGTTACAGTCCTGAACTTCCTCCAGGCTTTAGGGTATCTACACACTAAAGAAGAACTGCTGGAGTCAGAACTTGATGTTTTGAAGTCCCTAAACTTCCAAATCAATCTGCCTACTCCTCTGGCATATGTAGAGATGCTCCTGGAGGTTTTAG GATACAATGGCTGTTTGGTCCCAGCCACACAGCTGCATGCAACCTGCCTGACCCTACTTGATCTAGTCTATCTTCTACATGAACCCGTATATGAGAACCTGCTGAGAGCTTCAATTGAGAACTCCACACCCAGTCAGCTGCAAGG GGAAAAGTTTATTTCAGTGAAGGAAGACTTCATGCTGTTGGCAGTAGCAATCATTGCAGCAAGTGCTTTCATCCAAAACCATGAGTGTTGGAGCCAG GTTCTAGGGCATTTGCACAGCATCACTGGCATTGCCTTGGAGAGCATTGCTGAGTTCTCTTATGCAATCCTGACTCACAGCGTGGGAGCCAACACTCCAGGGCAACAGAAGCCTGTTCCTCCCCACCTGGTAGCCAGAACGCTGAGGGCTGCTGCTTCCTCCAACTCATGA
- the COA3 gene encoding cytochrome c oxidase assembly factor 3 homolog, mitochondrial codes for MAASGSGDPVDAKSGEAPPAQRIDPTREKLTPAQLQFMRQVQLAQWQKTLPQRRTRNIVTGLGIGALVLAIYGYTFYSVSQERFLDELEDEVKAARARALERASGP; via the exons ATGGCGGCGTCGGGATCTGGTGACCCTGTCGATGCTAAGAGTGGAGAGGCCCCTCCGGCTCAGCGCATCGACCCTACTCGGGAGAAGCTAACTCCCGCGCAACTGCAATTCATGCGGCAGGTGCAGCTCGCCCAGTGGCAGAAGACGCTGCCGCAGCGGCGGACCCGGAACATCGTGACCGGCCTGGGCATTGGGGCCCTGGTGTTAGCTATTT ATGGTTACACCTTCTACTCGGTGTCCCAGGAGCGTTTCCTGGATGAGCTGGAGGATGAGGTCAAAGCTGCTCGAGCCCGGGCTCTGGAAAGGGCATCAGGACCCTGA
- the CNTD1 gene encoding cyclin N-terminal domain-containing protein 1 isoform X1: MDRPVRPSLASLSDFQFGAVTTETIEDALLHLAQQNEQAVRDAAGRPGSFRETRIVEFVFLLSEQWCLEKSVSYQAVEILERFMVKQAENICRQATIQLRDKTEPQNWRALKEQLFNKFILRLVSCVQLASKLSFHYKIIGNVTVLNFLQALGYLHTKEELLESELDVLKSLNFQINLPTPLAYVEMLLEVLGYNGCLVPATQLHATCLTLLDLVYLLHEPVYENLLRASIENSTPSQLQGEKFISVKEDFMLLAVAIIAASAFIQNHECWSQVLGHLHSITGIALESIAEFSYAILTHSVGANTPGQQKPVPPHLVARTLRAAASSNS; this comes from the exons ATGGACAGACCTGTGCGGCCTAGCTTGGCCTCCCTCAGCGACTTTCAGTTTGGAGCTGTGACCACTGAGACGATCGAAGACGCTCTGCTCCACTTGGCCCAGCAGAACGAGCAAGCCGTGCGGGACGCTGCCGGCCGGCCGGGCAGCTTCAGGGAGACCCGGATCGTGG aatttgtttttctcctgtctgAACAATGGTGTCTGGAGAAATCTGTGAGCTACCAGGCTGTAGAAATCCTAGAAAG GTTTATGGTCAAGCAGGCAGAGAATATTTGCAGGCAAGCCACAATCCAGCTGAGAGATAAGACAGAGCCTCAGAATTGGAGGGCTCTGAAAGAACAACTTTTCAACAAGTTTATCCTGCGTCTTGTGTCATGTGTTCAGCTGGCAAGCAAACTTTCCTTCCATTACAAA ATAATCGGCAACGTTACAGTCCTGAACTTCCTCCAGGCTTTAGGGTATCTACACACTAAAGAAGAACTGCTGGAGTCAGAACTTGATGTTTTGAAGTCCCTAAACTTCCAAATCAATCTGCCTACTCCTCTGGCATATGTAGAGATGCTCCTGGAGGTTTTAG GATACAATGGCTGTTTGGTCCCAGCCACACAGCTGCATGCAACCTGCCTGACCCTACTTGATCTAGTCTATCTTCTACATGAACCCGTATATGAGAACCTGCTGAGAGCTTCAATTGAGAACTCCACACCCAGTCAGCTGCAAGG GGAAAAGTTTATTTCAGTGAAGGAAGACTTCATGCTGTTGGCAGTAGCAATCATTGCAGCAAGTGCTTTCATCCAAAACCATGAGTGTTGGAGCCAG GTTCTAGGGCATTTGCACAGCATCACTGGCATTGCCTTGGAGAGCATTGCTGAGTTCTCTTATGCAATCCTGACTCACAGCGTGGGAGCCAACACTCCAGGGCAACAGAAGCCTGTTCCTCCCCACCTGGTAGCCAGAACGCTGAGGGCTGCTGCTTCCTCCAACTCATGA